In Catenulispora sp. GP43, the genomic window TGCGATGGAGGCGGCGTTTCCGCGCATCGCCTTGTTCTCTGTCGGCAGGACCCAGACCGCACGGCTGGTCGAGTTGGCGGCCGATGACGCCGCATGTGCCAGCACCGACAAGTTCACCCTGGCGGTGCGCTGCTGTCGGTGGCAGGGCCGGGCGCTCCGGCGGTCGCACTGGCTGCCGGCGGTGACGTCGCCGACCGGGTGCGGCGCCTGATCGGCGGACGGGCGCCGCTTTCCCGGGCGGGAGTCTTGTTGGGCGCGGCCGCTGTGTTGGCAATAGTGGCCACTCCGTTGGTCGTGGCTACAGAGCCGGCCTTCGCCGTGGCCGGCATGAACTACTGTCCGTTGCCTCCGCCCGCGATGGCGATGCACTGACGTCGGCTCAGGCGGTCGCGGTCGCGGTCGCGGGTTCGGCGGTGACGAGCAGCCCGGCCAGGGCGGACATCTTCTCCCGCACGGCGCTGTAGTAGACCCAGGTCCCGCGTCGCGCGCCTTCGATCAGGCCGGCTTCGCGCAGCACCTTCAGGTGGTGGCTGATGGTGGGGCCGGAGACGTCGAAGCCGACGTTCAGGTCGCAAACACAGGTCTCGCCCTCCGGCGCGGAGGCGATCTGGGACAGCAACTGAAGGCGGATCGGGTCGCCGAGGGCCTTGAACGCGGGCGCGAGGGCTATCGCGTCGGCGGTGGAGATCGAGTGGTCCGCCAGCGGCTCGCAGCACGGGGCCGCGGCCTCGGGCGTCAGCAGCGGCAGCTCCTTCTGTTTCGACATGTTTCTAGATTGACAGATCTCAAAACAAGGAGCAAGCTGAGCCCTACTTCGAAAAACTTCGAGACAAGGGGCACCTCATGTTCCGCCGCATCTCCACCAGCACCATCACCTCCAGCAAGACCGGCCGCGACCTCGGCGTGAAGTTCTGCGACGGCTACGGCATCTCCACCCGCACCGAGCGCTCCGCGCGCCGCCTGGAGGCGGCCCGGACCACGGCCGGCACCGTCATCCCGCGCGTCTGAACAGGCCGAACCAACCACGTGAGGGGCATGGATATGAGCGGGCAGACCACTGGAGCACCCAGCCCGGCGCAGGGCACCGGCTGTTGCGGCAGCCCTGCGGCCGACACCGACACCGACACCGCCACCGCCACCGACACCGACACCGGCAGCGGTTCCCGGGCCGCGGCTGGC contains:
- a CDS encoding ArsR/SmtB family transcription factor; its protein translation is MSKQKELPLLTPEAAAPCCEPLADHSISTADAIALAPAFKALGDPIRLQLLSQIASAPEGETCVCDLNVGFDVSGPTISHHLKVLREAGLIEGARRGTWVYYSAVREKMSALAGLLVTAEPATATATA